AAAGATTCTGAAAACGTTTACAAGTCAAAATTCCGAGTTTGAACGCTTAGATTAAACATATTCCAAGAAAATAATACGAGTATAAGAGGTTTCTTATATATTTGCTAATAAGAGTAGTGCTTCTTTCTTTTAGGTGATTTACCTTAAAAAAAGGTAATTAGTACTATTGAAGAATATCAAAAAAACAAGAAATCAGTCAATGAAAATAGCAGTAATTGGTACAGGTTATGTCGGTTTAGTAACGGGGACGTGTTTAGCAGAAACAGGAAACGAAGTACTTTGTATAGATATAGACGAGGCTAAAGTAAAACAAATGCAGAGCGGGGAGGTGCCCATTTATGAGCCGCATTTAGATGTTTTGTTTGAACGAAACATTAAGGCCAATAGACTTAAGTTTTCTACTAATTTAGAAGAAGGGTTAGCGCATGGTGATATTATATTTTTAGCATTACCTACTCCAGAAGATGAGGATGGTTCTGCCGATTTAAAATATATACTTGGTGTAGCAGATGATATAGGAAAGTTAATTAGTGACTATAAAGTCATAGTAGATAAAAGTACAGTACCTGTAGGTACGTCGGATAAAGTAAAGGCAGCTATAGCAAAACACGCAAAAGTTGATTTTGATGTTGTCTCTAATCCAGAGTTTTTGCGCGAAGGATTTGCTGTAGACGATTTTTTGAAACCAGAAAGGATAGTGGTAGGTTCAAGTAGTGAGCGTGCAACAGCGCTTATGGAAAAGCTTTACAAGCCCTATGTAAGATCTGGTAATCCAATTATAATAATGGATGAAAAATCTGCTGAGCTGACCAAATATGCATCTAATTCCTTTTTAGCGGCTAAAATCACGTTTATGAACGAAATTGCCAACTTTTGCGAAAAAGTGGGTGCTGATGTTGATAAGGTTAGAATTGGTATGGGTACGGATTCTCGTATTGGTAAACGTTTTTTGTTTCCTGGAATAGGCTACGGAGGATCCTGTTTTCCTAAAGATGTAAAAGCACTTCACAAATCTGGATTAGACAATAATTATAATTTCAAAATACTTGATGCAGTCATTAATGTAAATGCAAGACAAAAACTAGTGTTAATTCCTAAAATAGAAAGCCATTTTAATAATGATCTAAAAGGAAAGAGTATTGCCATTTGGGGATTAGCATTTAAGCCGGAGACGGATGATATACGTGAAGCACCAGCGTTATACATGATAGAGGCTTTATTGGAAGCTGGATGTAATGTTATTGCTTTTGACCCAGAAGCCATGCCAAATGTTAAACGTAAATTAGGAGACAAAATAAACTATGCAGATAGTATGTATGGCGCTTTAGAAAAAGTAGATGCCTTAGTTATTTGTACAGAATGGAGTATTTTTAGAACACCCGATTTTAGAAAAATGAAAGACATAATGACTAGTAATACAATCTTTGATGGTCGTAATTTGTACGATGTAAAAGATGTTATTAATGAAGGATTTAAATATGTATCAATAGGAAGGTAAATGAATCAAAAAAGAGTATTAATTACTGGGGCAGCAGGTTTTTTAGGATCACATTTATGCGACCGATTTATCAGTGAAGGCTATTTTGTTATCGGAATGGATAATTTTATAACGGGAGACCCTAAAAATATAGGACACCTTGCTTCAAACTCCAACTTTTTATTCATTCAACACGATGTCACAAATTTTATAAATATAGAAGGCGATTTAGATTATATTCTTCATTTTGCATCACCTGCAAGTCCGATAGATTATCTGAAAATCCCAATTCAAACTTTGAAAGTAGGGAGTATTGGGACTCATAATTTATTAGGTTTAGCAAAAGCTAAAAAGGCTAGGTTACTAATAGCTTCGACTTCTGAGGTATATGGAGATCCATTGGTACATCCACAAACAGAAGACTATTATGGTAATGTCAATACTATAGGGCCAAGGGGGGTTTATGACGAAGCTAAGCGTTTTCAAGAATCAATAACTATGGCATATCATAGGTTTCATGGTCTAGAAACACGCATTGTTAGGATATTTAATACTTATGGGCCTAGGATGCGACTTAACGATGGTCGTGTTATACCTGCGTTTATGGGTCAAGCACTACGGGGTGAGGATTTGACTGTTTTTGGAGATGGTATACAAACACGCTCTTTTTGTTACGTTACAGATCAAGTAGAGGGAATTTATAGGCTGTTATTAAGCGACTATGCTAATCCAGTAAATATTGGAAATCCTCATGAAATTACAATTAAAGATTTTGCAGAAGAGATTATTAGCTTAACAGGAACCACTCAAAAGGTGATATATAAAGATTTACCTGTCGACGATCCAATGCAGCGTCAACCTGATATTACGTTGGCTAAAAAAATATTAGGTTGGGAGCCCAAAGTCGGTAGAGTAGAAGGCATGAAAAAAACGTTTCATTACTTTAAAAGCTTAACAGAAGCAGAACTTTATAAAAGTGAACATAAAGATTTTTCAAACTATAATAAGGAGTAGTTTATGGAGTATAAACGCGGAAGGTACTCTTGGTTACTCCGACCTTTTCTTATCATTTTTGATTTAGCTATCATAAATGTATTGGCGTTTTACTTTTTTAATTTTAATAAAACGGAATTAGTTTTTTTTTCAATAAATTTTTTCAATAATAAGCATATATTATATGTTGTGTATTCTACGGTGCTTTGGTTGGCATCTACTTCTTTTTTAAAATTCTACGAAGTTTACCGATATACATCAACCATAAATATTTTTTCACTTATAATCAAACAGTTTGTAGTTTTTACTATTATTATGTATGCTTTTATAGGTGCGTTTAGAAGTATCGATGTGCAGTCTTATACCATATTGAGGTATTTACTCTTATGTTGTGCTAGTATTAGCACAGTTAAATTAGTCAGTTTTTATGGTTTAAAATCTTTTCGTACCTTTTTACGAGGGAATGTTAGACGTGTAGTAATAATTGGTAAAGGGGAAGGTGCACAGGAGTTAAAGCAGTTGTTTACTAAGCGAAAAGCATTGGGTTATAGTATCAAAGGAGTGTTTGCAAATAGTGATAATCAACAGTTTACAGGGGATATTTCCGATAGTTTTAAGTTTTTAAATGAAGGAAATGGAATTGATGAAATTTACTGTGCAATAGACGAGTTGACCGAAAAACAAGTAAACGATTATGTTAAATACGCAGAGGTTAACCATTGTAATATAAAATTTATACCAACAACTAATAAGTTACTGACCAAAAGACTAAAAACAGATTACTATAATTATTTACCAATCTTGTCAATGCCTGAAGTGGCTCTAAACAATGATTTTAATAAGTTTATCAAACGTATTTTTGATGTCATTTTTGCTGTGCTAATACTGGTATTAGTATTATCTTGGTTAATACCAATTTTATTCGTTTTAATTAAATTAGAATCTAAAGGCCCTTTGTTTTATAAGCACAAACGAAATGGTATAAACTATAAAGAGTTTTATTGTTATAAGTTTAGATCTTTAAAGATTAATAAAGAAATGGAAGGGACTTATATTACTCAAAATGATGATCGCGTGACTAAAATCGGACGATTTTTACGTAAAACTAGTCTGGATGAATTCCCTCAGTTTTATAACGTGTTAAAAGGGGATATGAGTGTGGTTGGTCCACGTCCACATATGTTGTCTTACACGGATGATTATTCTAAAAAAATTGATAAATACAATTTTATTTTTAGACACAATGTTAAACCTGGGGTTACGGGTTTAGCGCAAATAAGAGGATATAGAGGCGAAATTAAAAATGATCAAGATATTATTAATCGCATTAAGTTTGATAATTATTATATCGAGAACTGGTCATTGGTATTAGATATAAAAATCATTTTTAAAACGATTATTAACGTCTTTAGGGGTCAGAAAGAAGCTTATTGATTAATATGACACCATTAGTATCTATAATAACACCTTTATATAACTCGGAAGTTTTTCTAGAGGATACTATTACTAGTATTTTAAATCAGACCTATTCTAATTGGGAGTTATTGTTAATAGACGATTGCTCTACGGACGGTACAGAGGCGTTAGCTTTTAGGTACAGAGATAATTACCCAAATATTAGAGTATTCAAAAATCAAAGTAATTCGGGAGCAGCAGTTTCTAGAAACAAAGGAATAGCCGAGGCAAAAGGAGTGTTTATTGCTTTTTTAGATGCAGATGATTTATGGAAGATAAATAAATTAGAAGTACAAATTAAGTTTATGCAAGCTAATAATTGTTCTGTATCTTATACAAGTTATGAGCAAATTGATGAATTTAGCAAACCATTGCATAAATTAGTAAAGGTATTACCTAAGCTTAGTTATGGTAAAATTTTAAAATCTAATTACATTGGTAATCTAACAGGTGTTTATAATGCTAGTGTCTTGGGTAAAATCATAGTTCCTAACCTGCGTAAGCGTCAAGATTGGTTGATGTGGTTGTCTGCTATTAAAAAGTCTGGTAAACCCGCTCTGGGTGTTCCCGAGTCGTTAGCTTATTACCGTGTTAGACGGGACTCTATATCTTCAAATAAGATGGCGTTATTGAAACACAATTATTGGGTGTATAAAAAAGGGTTGGGATATTCAACGTTAAAATCGTTTTACAGAATGCTTGTTTTTATTTGGGAACAGTTTTTTGTAAAGGCTAAATTGATTGTATCTACAAAGCCTCAAAAATAAAACTATTACAACTGGTAAAAAGCTTTTAATTGCCTAAGGGTTTTTGTGTTTAAATTATTTAGAAGTTTAAAGAAAACAGAATAATTACTTAAAAAAATGTCGAATATGATAAACGTGTGGTTTGAGCCACAATAGATATTTAGTAAAACAGTCTGTTTTCGATAAAAGGCATGAAAATCCGATTAATTTATCAGGATTAGCTGACAAAAAGTATAGTTTAGCAGTGTCAATTACAAAGTCGTTTGATTTAGTCATTAAAAAATAATTTTTGACGCATTTTAATTTTAACTAGCGCTAGTATTTTAATGTTTTATTTATCGGTTTGTGTTTATCGATAATTTCTATCAATTAAATGCTGACTAATTCCTCTTTATGACTACTTGTTTATTCTCCATAGAACGGTTATTATTTCTACAGCCCAGACCTAAACTGTTTCAGTTTACCACTAACTTCCCGTTCTAAAATGTCTTTCTGTTCAAAAATTAAATTTAAATTAGGCTCCAGGTAGTTGTCAACTGCTAATTGTACTGCTTTTTGCTGCGTTTTACTTAACGCTTCGGTAGCAACATAATAAATTTTAAAGGTGTCAACTTCAGTTTGTTCAATTATAAACTCTTTTACATTAGCGTTTGTAGTCATGACGGTTTTGGTCACATAATAAAAGGTTAAACCTGCTGCGATTTTTCCGCTGGGAAGCGAAATAAAATCACTAGTACGTCCTGTTAAAGATTCTAAAATAGGATGCTGTAAAGTACTTTTTGTGGACAATTGCCCTAAATCGCCTAGCTCGTATCTTATAAACGGGTGTGCACGGTTGTATAAGTCTGTAATTACAATTTTTCCGGGTTGACCAAAAGGTACTGGTTGATTGTTATTATCTAATATTTCGATGTATAGATGGTTGGAATTTACCATCCAATTATCATTTTTGTCTTCAAAAGCAATTAAACCTAATTCGGCTGCACCGTATTCGTTAACAATAGAAATATTAAGCTGTTTTTCTAACAATTTTTTGTCGTCTTCAAATAACATTTCAGAAGTGACAATACAAACTTCTAAAGTGGGGCAAACCTCTTTTAAAATAATGTTTTTACGTTCTAGATATTTCGCAAATTGCACAATAGCACTTGTGTAACCGTTAATGTAATTAAACTTAGTACGCATAAATTTGTACAGTACTTTGTCTAAAGCAGCATCGCTTAAATCAAATACCGAAAACCGAAACCGATTCCCTAACCAATCCTTTAACCGCTCTTTATAATATGCTTTTGTGTCTAACGGAATGCCATAAAAACGCGCCTGTTTATAGGCGTTTAAGTCAATATTAAACCAACTATAGCGTTGCATAAACGTGACCCAAGTCATGGCATGCGCAAAATTATCTTTAGCGAATTCAAAAGGGGTTCCAGAAGAGCCTGATGTTTTATGTTTGTGTACTGTTTTTACTGTGTATTTGTCAGACAAGCGACTAGCCAAAGGCTGCTGTAAGTCGGCTTTAGTTAATACAGGTAATGTATGCCAATCTGAGGTGTTGATACCGCCACATAGTGCCTTGTAAAAAGGCGTGTGCTCTAAATGAAACGCAACAATAGCCTGTAACTGTTTGCTTAAATAATTAGCATAATCAGCTTCGGTAAACCCATCAATAATAGCTTGTGTTTTTTTAGCTTCATTAACAGGGAATCCTTTTAACCGTAAAGACCATTCAAATTGTTTCAATGCAATATATTTTCTGTAAAATAAAGAAATAAAAAACTATTGGATTTAAAGTCAATCAAATTCTTTTAAATAATTATTTTTGTGGAAACAACAACAACACAACATTACTACGATGAATATTTTAATTTTAGGATCAGGAGGAAGAGAACACACAATTGCATGGAAGCTTAAACAAAGCCCAAAATGTAACTCGCTTTTCGTAGCACCGGGAAACTCTGGAACAGCACAAATTGCAAAAAATGTCCCTGTGAGTGTAACCGATTTTCTAGCGATAAAAGACGTGGTATTAAACAATAATATTACTATGGTAGTGGTCGGTCCTGAAGATCCTTTAGTGTTAGGTATTCATGATTTTTTCTTAGCGGATAAAGCGCTTAAAAATGTGGCAGTTATTGGACCACAACAAGCAGCTGCAACCTTAGAGGGGAGTAAAGAGTTTGCAAAGGAGTTTTTATACAGACATAATATCCCTACAGCCGCTTACCAAAGTTTTAATAAAGAGACTGTGGAAGATGGGTATGCGTTTTTAGAAACTTTAAGTCCTCCTTTTGTATTAAAGGCAGATGGTTTGGCAGCAGGTAAAGGGGTTGTTATTTTAAATGATTTAAATGAGGCTAAAGCCGAATTAAAAAGCATGCTTGTAGATGCTAAGTTTGGCGAAGCAAGTACTAAAGTTGTTATTGAAGAATTTTTAGACGGGATAGAATTAAGTTGTTTTGTACTAACAGATGGTAAAAACTATAAAGTATTACCAACAGCTAAAGATTATAAACGTATCGGAGAAGGGGATACAGGTTTAAATACAGGAGGAATGGGAGCAGTGTCTCCAGTACCTTTTGCTGACCAAGCGTTTTTAGATAAAGTAGAAGAGCAAGTGGTTAAACCAACGATTGCTGGTTTGCAAAAAGACAATTTACCATATAAAGGGTTTGTGTTTATTGGATTGATAAAAGTAGGAGATGAGCCTAAGGTTATCGAGTATAACGTACGTTTGGGTGATCCTGAAACGGAAGTGGTTTTACCAAGACTTAAAAATGATTTAGTTGAGGTTTTTGAAGCTATTGCGAATCAAACGTTAGATCAAATTACTATTGACGTAGACCCAAGAGCAGCAACTACAATTATGTTAGTGTCTGGGGGGTATCCGGAAGCGTATCAAAAAGGAAAAGTAATTACAGGAGTAGAAAACGTTACCGATTCTATTGTGTTTCATGCAGGAGCACAAAATAAAGATGGAAATATTGTAACGTCTGGAGGACGTGTTATGGCTGTAACTAGTTATGGGAATACGTACGAAGAGGCCATAAAAAAATCCTACCAAAGCATAGATAAACTAAGCTTTGATAAGATGTATTATAGAAAAGATATAGGGTTTGACCTATAAGTTTTATAGATAGGAGTGAGAAGAGATACTTTTGTCTTC
This portion of the Olleya sp. Bg11-27 genome encodes:
- a CDS encoding phenylacetate--CoA ligase family protein, whose protein sequence is MKQFEWSLRLKGFPVNEAKKTQAIIDGFTEADYANYLSKQLQAIVAFHLEHTPFYKALCGGINTSDWHTLPVLTKADLQQPLASRLSDKYTVKTVHKHKTSGSSGTPFEFAKDNFAHAMTWVTFMQRYSWFNIDLNAYKQARFYGIPLDTKAYYKERLKDWLGNRFRFSVFDLSDAALDKVLYKFMRTKFNYINGYTSAIVQFAKYLERKNIILKEVCPTLEVCIVTSEMLFEDDKKLLEKQLNISIVNEYGAAELGLIAFEDKNDNWMVNSNHLYIEILDNNNQPVPFGQPGKIVITDLYNRAHPFIRYELGDLGQLSTKSTLQHPILESLTGRTSDFISLPSGKIAAGLTFYYVTKTVMTTNANVKEFIIEQTEVDTFKIYYVATEALSKTQQKAVQLAVDNYLEPNLNLIFEQKDILEREVSGKLKQFRSGL
- a CDS encoding UDP-glucose dehydrogenase family protein, encoding MKIAVIGTGYVGLVTGTCLAETGNEVLCIDIDEAKVKQMQSGEVPIYEPHLDVLFERNIKANRLKFSTNLEEGLAHGDIIFLALPTPEDEDGSADLKYILGVADDIGKLISDYKVIVDKSTVPVGTSDKVKAAIAKHAKVDFDVVSNPEFLREGFAVDDFLKPERIVVGSSSERATALMEKLYKPYVRSGNPIIIMDEKSAELTKYASNSFLAAKITFMNEIANFCEKVGADVDKVRIGMGTDSRIGKRFLFPGIGYGGSCFPKDVKALHKSGLDNNYNFKILDAVINVNARQKLVLIPKIESHFNNDLKGKSIAIWGLAFKPETDDIREAPALYMIEALLEAGCNVIAFDPEAMPNVKRKLGDKINYADSMYGALEKVDALVICTEWSIFRTPDFRKMKDIMTSNTIFDGRNLYDVKDVINEGFKYVSIGR
- a CDS encoding UDP-glucuronic acid decarboxylase family protein — its product is MNQKRVLITGAAGFLGSHLCDRFISEGYFVIGMDNFITGDPKNIGHLASNSNFLFIQHDVTNFINIEGDLDYILHFASPASPIDYLKIPIQTLKVGSIGTHNLLGLAKAKKARLLIASTSEVYGDPLVHPQTEDYYGNVNTIGPRGVYDEAKRFQESITMAYHRFHGLETRIVRIFNTYGPRMRLNDGRVIPAFMGQALRGEDLTVFGDGIQTRSFCYVTDQVEGIYRLLLSDYANPVNIGNPHEITIKDFAEEIISLTGTTQKVIYKDLPVDDPMQRQPDITLAKKILGWEPKVGRVEGMKKTFHYFKSLTEAELYKSEHKDFSNYNKE
- a CDS encoding exopolysaccharide biosynthesis polyprenyl glycosylphosphotransferase gives rise to the protein MEYKRGRYSWLLRPFLIIFDLAIINVLAFYFFNFNKTELVFFSINFFNNKHILYVVYSTVLWLASTSFLKFYEVYRYTSTINIFSLIIKQFVVFTIIMYAFIGAFRSIDVQSYTILRYLLLCCASISTVKLVSFYGLKSFRTFLRGNVRRVVIIGKGEGAQELKQLFTKRKALGYSIKGVFANSDNQQFTGDISDSFKFLNEGNGIDEIYCAIDELTEKQVNDYVKYAEVNHCNIKFIPTTNKLLTKRLKTDYYNYLPILSMPEVALNNDFNKFIKRIFDVIFAVLILVLVLSWLIPILFVLIKLESKGPLFYKHKRNGINYKEFYCYKFRSLKINKEMEGTYITQNDDRVTKIGRFLRKTSLDEFPQFYNVLKGDMSVVGPRPHMLSYTDDYSKKIDKYNFIFRHNVKPGVTGLAQIRGYRGEIKNDQDIINRIKFDNYYIENWSLVLDIKIIFKTIINVFRGQKEAY
- the purD gene encoding phosphoribosylamine--glycine ligase is translated as MNILILGSGGREHTIAWKLKQSPKCNSLFVAPGNSGTAQIAKNVPVSVTDFLAIKDVVLNNNITMVVVGPEDPLVLGIHDFFLADKALKNVAVIGPQQAAATLEGSKEFAKEFLYRHNIPTAAYQSFNKETVEDGYAFLETLSPPFVLKADGLAAGKGVVILNDLNEAKAELKSMLVDAKFGEASTKVVIEEFLDGIELSCFVLTDGKNYKVLPTAKDYKRIGEGDTGLNTGGMGAVSPVPFADQAFLDKVEEQVVKPTIAGLQKDNLPYKGFVFIGLIKVGDEPKVIEYNVRLGDPETEVVLPRLKNDLVEVFEAIANQTLDQITIDVDPRAATTIMLVSGGYPEAYQKGKVITGVENVTDSIVFHAGAQNKDGNIVTSGGRVMAVTSYGNTYEEAIKKSYQSIDKLSFDKMYYRKDIGFDL
- a CDS encoding glycosyltransferase family 2 protein — protein: MTPLVSIITPLYNSEVFLEDTITSILNQTYSNWELLLIDDCSTDGTEALAFRYRDNYPNIRVFKNQSNSGAAVSRNKGIAEAKGVFIAFLDADDLWKINKLEVQIKFMQANNCSVSYTSYEQIDEFSKPLHKLVKVLPKLSYGKILKSNYIGNLTGVYNASVLGKIIVPNLRKRQDWLMWLSAIKKSGKPALGVPESLAYYRVRRDSISSNKMALLKHNYWVYKKGLGYSTLKSFYRMLVFIWEQFFVKAKLIVSTKPQK